The region AATCTAAAAGTTTACGACGGCGACTTACAAGTTTCATAAGGCCTCGGCGTGAGTGGTTGTCTTTTTTGTGAGATTTAAAATGCTCAGTCAAATAAGTGATTCTATTGCTTAAGAGAGCAACCTGTACCTCTGAACTTCCTGTATCAAGCTCAGATCTTCGAAATTGTTTAACAACATCTTGCTTTTCATTTTTCGTTAACGCCATAAATACTCCTATTTAAAATGTTTGCCTCATGCCCCGTCGGCGACTCTAAGGCCGAAGCAGATCAATGATTAATTCAATACTTGGGGGGCAGTCAACGTCCGAGAGCTATTAAAAACCCTCTTAATCTGAAAACCGCCTTTTGGACCCTTTTGAATGATCGAAACCAGCGCTCCTGTATCTTCTTCAACCATCCTGACTCCGATATCCATTCGGCTTTGAAAGTGCCGATCAATCAGGTCTCTAATCTCGGGCACCACAGCAAACGGGATTTGCCCGTTCCGAAGTCTCTTTATCCAGTCTGTGCGAATCCGTATTTGCGGCCAATGGGGTAGGGCTCGACCCAAAGGGATCCAGCCATTTTCGAGAACCTGAGGCCCATCTTGTAGCTTCATCGATTCAAAGTCCGCCAGTTTTACTGTCGAGCCAATTTCAAACGGAAAGCTACCCACCCTTCTTAGTGCCACGACAGCCGCTCCGGTGCCAACCGCTTGCCCTATCTCGTGGGCCCAAGATCTTACAAAGCTCCCTTTGCTGCAGGTGAGAGTGACCCTTATGAGGCCGCTTTGACCCTCAACTTCTTCAAAGGAAACATCTTTGAATATCATACGTTTAACCACATCGGGTGTGTGCTGACCTGCTCGTGCTAGCTCATATAGTTTCTTACCGTTAACTTTGACCGCAGAGTATGCCGGTACCTTTAAATCAAGTTCACCTTTAAATTCTTCGACTTTTTGGCGAAACTTCTCGATGTCATTCGCTGAAACCGTCGTCTTTTTAACTACTTCCCCTTCCATGTCGAAAGTGGTTGTCTCAAGGCCTAGTTGAACGTCAAACACGTAGGACTTGTCACCTGTCAGTAGGTAATCAGAAAGTTTTGTCCCTTCGCCTACAAGTAAAACCAACAAACCGGATGCAAGCGGATCTAAAGTACCGGCGTGCCCAACACTCCTCGTGTTTAAAACACGACGAACCCTCTGTACCACGTCATGACTCGTCAGCCCTATTGGTTTGTCGACCAAAAGAACTCCGCTTGGGCCAACATCTTCCACTCGCTTACTCTTCATGATGAATTCCTTTTTGGTGCGACTCTAAATTCTCTTCGTCGCCTTCCGGCCCTTCGCCAGCAAGCATAGAATCAACAGGTTCGCCTTCTACTGTGCCTCGCACCTCAGGTGCTGAACTCTGAGAATAGGCTTTTAGTTTCTCTTCTAGCTTAAAGACGTCAGCAATAGTCGTATCTTGCTCGAACTGAAGTTTGGGAGTGTATTTTGTCTTAAGCTCACGGCCAAGTGATCTTTGAAATTCTGAATGAAGCCTTGTTAAAACTTCAAGTGCCTCTTTAACTTCTTCAGCGTCTTCAGAAAGGAAGCTCACAAATACTCTGGCATAATTCAAATCGGGAGAAACGCGAACTACTGTTATCGACGGAAAGCCACGAACTCGGCCTCGCAAGTCCTTGATCAACACCTGCGATAATATCTCTCTTATCCGAGCTTCTACTCGGGTGAGTCGAATTGGTCTTTCTTTTGAACTACTCATTTCATCTCCATTAGAGTTCCTGCATTCTTCTTCACCGCGATTCGCTCATACAGGTTGCTCGATGCGTTCGCGCACGCACTCAATGGATTCTGAATTTCTTATCTCAGCTCTCTAGCAATCTCTTGCTTTTCAAAAACCTCGATGACGTCGCCCGCTTTAATGTCGTTAAAGTTTTCGATGCCTACACCACATTCAAATCCGGATGCAACTTCACGAGCATCGTCTTTAAACCGGCGAAGGCTACCAATTTTTCCTTCGTAAATAATACGCCCATCTCTAACGAGCCTAGCGAGAGCATTTCTCACAACTTTTCCGTCTTGAACTAAGCAACCTGCGATAACGCCAGCTTTCGGTACACTAAACGTGCTTCGAACTTCAGCACGTCCAAGCGGCTTTTCGATGATCTCAGGAGCCAGAAGGCCTTTCATCGCCTTCTCTACGTCTTCAAGAAGTTCGTAAATAATCGAGTAGGACTTTATTTCTACTCCTTCTTTTTTTGAAGCCGTTACCGCAGACCCATCAGGGCGAACATTGAAACCAAGGATAATGCCTTTGGCAGTGCTCGCGAGCAGAACATCGGACTCTTTTATCCCGCCAACTGCCGTGTGAATAACTTTTACCTTCACTTCTGCAGTAGAAAGTTTCTCTAACTGGGCTTTCACCGCCTCAGCGCTACCTGTCATGTCGGTTTTTAGTACGACCGGCAATTCTTTCACATCGCCACTTTGAACTTTAGAAAAGAGATCTTCTAATGAAATACCCTGCTTATTTATTTGCGCAGCTTTTTGGAGCTCGTCGGTCTTAGCTTCGGCAATTGATCTTGCTGTTTCCTCATTTTCAGAAGCAACAAATCGATCACCTGCCGTCGGTGCAACACTCAGGCCCAAAACTTCAACGGGAAATCCAGGTGGGGCTGAGTCAACACGCTTGCCTCTGTCGTCCATCATAGCTTTGATACGGCCATAAGAAGCACCAGCTACAACAGCTTGTCCTGTCCTGAGAGTTCCATTCTGAACTAGTAGTGTAGCTACAACGCCTCTGCCTTTATCCATACGGCTTTCAATCACAGCTCCACTGCCTGATGCGTCTGGGTCAGCCTTCAGCTCAAGAATTTCAGCGGTTAGCTTTATACTCTCTAAAAGTTCTTTTATCCCTGTTTTCTGAATGGCGGAGACTTCACAGAAAATATTGGAGCCACCCCACTCCTCCGGTACAAGTTCGAGCTCTGTAAGCTGCTGTTTCACGCGTTCTGGATTTGCACCCGGTTTGTCCATTTTGTTGACAGCAACAATAATGGGAACGCCAGCCGCTTTAGCGTGGTTCACTGCTTCAGTTGTCTGAGGCATCATTCCGTCATCTGCTGCTACGACTATTACAGCGATATCTGTTACGTTTGCTCCGCGAGCCCTCATGGCAGTAAATGCTTCGTGGCCTGGTGTATCGATAAATGTAACTATCGATCCGTCTTCAAGCGTCACATGATAGGCACCTATGTGCTGTGTTATGCCACCGGCCTCTTTGGCAGCGACATCGGCCTTGCGGATGGCATCTAGCAAAGACGTTTTGCCATGATCGACGTGCCCCATGACAGTAACAATCGGAGGTCTATATACAAGCTTCTCATGAGCTTTTTCACCCTCTAGCTTTTCCTGAATAAGATCCGCGGAACTTCTAAATGTATTTTCCGTCTCATAGCCAAATTCTGATGCCACAAGCGTTGCCGTTTCAAAATCAAGCACGTCACTGGGTTTGACTGTTAATCCGTTTTTCATCAAAGCAACTGTCAGTTGCGGTAGCTTGCTCTTGAGTTGTTTGGCCAGCTCAGAAACCTCTATGCTGCCATGAACCTTAACTACCATCTTTGAGGCTTTCGGAGTGGTTATCTTCGTTTTTAACGCATCTCTAGAAAGCATGTTTGTTTTCTTTTTTGGTTGAAATACAACTTCGCGTTTTCGAAACTCTGTAGCCGAAAATCCGGGTACTTCTTCCTCAAGACCGCGTGCTGCATCGTCGTCGGTGCCCGGCCGTCCGCCCGTCTTACGTTTTTTGTCGTCGCGATGACGAGCATCCGGAGATTCAAAGCCAGGAGCCGAAAAAAAACCTGGGCGAATATTTCCTCTTGCTGCTCCAGGTGCTCCGGCGCCAACGGAAGTTCCCATCCTCGGCGGAGGGCGAAACTGCCCCTGAGTTCCCGGCGGCCCGCCAGCAGAACCTCGGTATCCTCCTCCGGCGGCTCCTCGATCAGGACCTGACGTCCTAGGCGCAAATCCTCCACCGGGTCGAGGGCCTCGAGGGGGTGGTGTGGCTCTTGAAAGATCCATGCGTCCGACTATGTTTCCCCGCGGACGTCTCTCAAGGGCAGCCTGACGATCTTCTGGTTTTACAATAACTTCTCTTTTAACGGATGGCCTTGGACCTGGCGTTTCAGGGGAAGGAACTTCTGCCAATTTTTCATGAAAAATTTGGGCAGCAGCTGGAGCAGGTACATTCTCACTCGGCTGCTCCGATGGGGCTAATGCTGGCTCTGCACTCACTACATCTACGTCTGCCAAATTAAGTGATAAGGCGTTTGCTTCGAGTTGCTCAACAATGGCGGCCTTTTCGGCGGCGGCGGCTTCTGCCTGAACCTTGGCTTCTGCTTCTGCTAGAGCCTCAGCCTCTGAGGGAGCTACTTTTCGACGGATTACTTTCTTTTTGCGAGCCAGGACGGGAGTGGACTTAGACTTCTCTGCGGCACCTGCCGGAGTCTTTGCCTTTGCAACTGTTGCCGTCTTCTTGGCAACTTTCTTTCGCACTGTCTTTTTCGTAGTCTTACTCTTAGTGCTCGACTCATCGAACTTCGAGCGTATAAGAGTCATCGTATCTTCATCGAGTGAGGACATATGACTTTTTACAGGAATTTTCCACTGCTTTAACTTATCAAGCAGTTCAAGAGGTTGAACTCCTAGTTCTTTTGCAAACTCAAAAACTTTTGGTTGCTCCACTTAAATCTATCCTCGCTTCTCGTGTACATTCACCATCAAAATCAAACCCAGACACTAACAGAAAATAATTTAAAATAATACCTTTGTCGTATCCTCTGCTATTCCGCTTTTTCTGGACCGCCCAATGCGACATCGTTGCCTTCGCCAGGACCCGCCGCTTCGGGCTCTGAAGAGTCACTTTCTTCTTCGGCAGCTCCATTACCAGACGACTTTTTCGCAAGTTCTGCCAATCCTTCTTTTAAACGTTGATCAGCAAGAGATTTGGCATCATGAGAGTTCCGGCCCTCAGATGCAGCGCTTGAAGGCTGAGCAATGGGCGCGCTAGGGATCTCTTTTCCTTCTGCTTCATACTTCGCCAAAAGGTCCGCACAATCCTTAATCAATTTACCGGCTCTCTCTGGATCATCAAAGCCGGGCACCAACATTATATCTTCTGCGCGAGCAGCAGCAATACTCTGGAAGGAGCCGTAGCCCGACTGATAAATGCTCTGTGCTAAAGTTTCTGACATGCCCGGTATTAGCATAAGATTGAAGATGGCTTCGGATGTCTTTTGGGCCAGATTGCTCTCTGACAGTATATCGATTCTCCATCCGGTCAGTTTAGCGGCAAGGCGAACATTCTGCCCTTTTCTACCGATTGCCAAGCTGAGCTGAGTGTCTGGAACGACAACCTCCATCTCTTTTGTTTGATCATCAATAAATACTTTCGAGACTTCCGCTGGTGCCAGCGCATTGCAGGCAAATCGCGTGACGTCTTCATCCCAAGGAACAATGTCGATTTTTTCGCCGCGTAGCTCTTGCACAATATTCTGAACGCGGCTTCCTTTCATCCCCACACAGGCTCCGACAGGATCTATCGCGGCGTCCTTACTATAAACAGCAATCTTGGCTCGCGAACCGGGTTCGCGGGCTGCTGAGACAATCTCAATAGCACCCTCGTGAATTTCTGGAACTTCAATTTCAAATAGTTTCATGAGATAGCGCTCATCCGCACGAGACATAATGATCTGCGGTCCACGAGTCGACTGCCTCACATCAGCAATGTAACCTTGAATACGGTCACCTGGCTTAAATACTTCTCCTGGAATTTGTTCACGAAGAGGCAAATACGCTTCGGTTCTACCAAGGTCCACAACAATTGAGCCTCTTTCTACTCGGCGAGCAATACCAGAGGCAATCTCACCCTTTCGAGCCTCAAACTCTTCAAAGATAATTTCTCTTTCTGCATCTCTAATCTTTTGTGTGATAATTTGTCTTGCCGTTTGCACTGCTATTCGGCCCAAGTCGGTGGCATCCATCTTTATACCGATATGGTCACCAACCTGAGAATCAGGATCGAGCAATTTAGCTTCGTTTGTTTTTATTTCGACTTCTTCGTCAATGAAATCTTCTGGCTTAACAACTTCTTTGAATTCGAAAAGCTCAACCTCGCCGCTTTCTTCATTGTATTCCGCGGTGATCTCTCGGTACGTTCCGTACTTTTTGCGAGCCGCTAATAGCATTCCTTGAACGATGGAATCAATAATAACCTGCTTATCTATACCCTTGTCTTTACCTATTTGTTCAATCATTCGGCTCAAATCAGAAAACACATTATCTGCTGCCATATATCACCTCATTTAAAACTAAAATAATCCCTATTTCTGCTTCTTAGGAGCTTTGCTCGTTTCAAATAACCGTTTGCCGCGCTTCACTTTTACAAAGGGCAATGTAATTTTGATGCCTTCGTCAAGTAGAACAGAAAGCCCACCCGCCTCAACCGACAGCAAGTTACCCGTGTATTTAAGCCTTCCCGCTGTGAGCTTCTCATTTATCCCAGGATTATCGCCTTCCACGGGCTCAATCAGTGTCACTTCTACTTTCGACCCCACTACTTGCTCGAAATGCCACGGCTCACGCAGTTTTCTTTCCAGCCCCGGAGAAGAAACTTCTAACGTGTATTCTCCGCCAGGCATCAGATCTTCCGCATCAAGAAGTACACTTAAGCTGTTCGAGATCAGCGCACAGTCATCAAGTCCGACAGTTTCACCCGGTTTATCAATATAGATTCTTAAACTTCGCCCTTTTCCGCGGGATCCAGAAATTACCTCTAAGTCATAAAGGCGGCAGCTATGCTGTTCGCACACTCCCATTACAACTTCATTTAATCGTTGATCCAAACTCAGAGATTTCTCCAGGCAATAAAAAAAGGGCCAAAAAGGCCCTTACAGCGAGGCAGTCTAGCAGAGACCAAATTCCCAAGCAACCTGAAATTCTGCACCCTATTCCTTCTGACGTGTCATGAGCAAGGCATCGGTAGCGGGCCCTCCAGCAGGATCCTTGTAATACCCCTTACGAATAGCACCTCGAGAAAAGCCCAAAGACTCATAGAGCCGAATAGCCGGCAGGTTTTCAACGTTCACTTCCAGCCAGAGATGAAACGAAGGTCGCCTGGCCAGCAATTCTTTAAGTAACGCAGTGGCAACTGCCTGCCTTCTCGCCTTCAATGTTACGGCGATCATGTCTATCTCTTGGACGTCCAGATCG is a window of Bdellovibrionales bacterium CG10_big_fil_rev_8_21_14_0_10_45_34 DNA encoding:
- a CDS encoding 30S ribosomal protein S15, translating into MALTKNEKQDVVKQFRRSELDTGSSEVQVALLSNRITYLTEHFKSHKKDNHSRRGLMKLVSRRRKLLDYLKAREPSRYKSVIESLGIRK
- the truB gene encoding tRNA pseudouridine(55) synthase TruB, whose translation is MKSKRVEDVGPSGVLLVDKPIGLTSHDVVQRVRRVLNTRSVGHAGTLDPLASGLLVLLVGEGTKLSDYLLTGDKSYVFDVQLGLETTTFDMEGEVVKKTTVSANDIEKFRQKVEEFKGELDLKVPAYSAVKVNGKKLYELARAGQHTPDVVKRMIFKDVSFEEVEGQSGLIRVTLTCSKGSFVRSWAHEIGQAVGTGAAVVALRRVGSFPFEIGSTVKLADFESMKLQDGPQVLENGWIPLGRALPHWPQIRIRTDWIKRLRNGQIPFAVVPEIRDLIDRHFQSRMDIGVRMVEEDTGALVSIIQKGPKGGFQIKRVFNSSRTLTAPQVLN
- the rbfA gene encoding ribosome-binding factor A, translating into MSSSKERPIRLTRVEARIREILSQVLIKDLRGRVRGFPSITVVRVSPDLNYARVFVSFLSEDAEEVKEALEVLTRLHSEFQRSLGRELKTKYTPKLQFEQDTTIADVFKLEEKLKAYSQSSAPEVRGTVEGEPVDSMLAGEGPEGDEENLESHQKGIHHEE
- a CDS encoding translation initiation factor IF-2 — encoded protein: MEQPKVFEFAKELGVQPLELLDKLKQWKIPVKSHMSSLDEDTMTLIRSKFDESSTKSKTTKKTVRKKVAKKTATVAKAKTPAGAAEKSKSTPVLARKKKVIRRKVAPSEAEALAEAEAKVQAEAAAAEKAAIVEQLEANALSLNLADVDVVSAEPALAPSEQPSENVPAPAAAQIFHEKLAEVPSPETPGPRPSVKREVIVKPEDRQAALERRPRGNIVGRMDLSRATPPPRGPRPGGGFAPRTSGPDRGAAGGGYRGSAGGPPGTQGQFRPPPRMGTSVGAGAPGAARGNIRPGFFSAPGFESPDARHRDDKKRKTGGRPGTDDDAARGLEEEVPGFSATEFRKREVVFQPKKKTNMLSRDALKTKITTPKASKMVVKVHGSIEVSELAKQLKSKLPQLTVALMKNGLTVKPSDVLDFETATLVASEFGYETENTFRSSADLIQEKLEGEKAHEKLVYRPPIVTVMGHVDHGKTSLLDAIRKADVAAKEAGGITQHIGAYHVTLEDGSIVTFIDTPGHEAFTAMRARGANVTDIAVIVVAADDGMMPQTTEAVNHAKAAGVPIIVAVNKMDKPGANPERVKQQLTELELVPEEWGGSNIFCEVSAIQKTGIKELLESIKLTAEILELKADPDASGSGAVIESRMDKGRGVVATLLVQNGTLRTGQAVVAGASYGRIKAMMDDRGKRVDSAPPGFPVEVLGLSVAPTAGDRFVASENEETARSIAEAKTDELQKAAQINKQGISLEDLFSKVQSGDVKELPVVLKTDMTGSAEAVKAQLEKLSTAEVKVKVIHTAVGGIKESDVLLASTAKGIILGFNVRPDGSAVTASKKEGVEIKSYSIIYELLEDVEKAMKGLLAPEIIEKPLGRAEVRSTFSVPKAGVIAGCLVQDGKVVRNALARLVRDGRIIYEGKIGSLRRFKDDAREVASGFECGVGIENFNDIKAGDVIEVFEKQEIARELR
- a CDS encoding transcription termination/antitermination protein NusA, with the translated sequence MAADNVFSDLSRMIEQIGKDKGIDKQVIIDSIVQGMLLAARKKYGTYREITAEYNEESGEVELFEFKEVVKPEDFIDEEVEIKTNEAKLLDPDSQVGDHIGIKMDATDLGRIAVQTARQIITQKIRDAEREIIFEEFEARKGEIASGIARRVERGSIVVDLGRTEAYLPLREQIPGEVFKPGDRIQGYIADVRQSTRGPQIIMSRADERYLMKLFEIEVPEIHEGAIEIVSAAREPGSRAKIAVYSKDAAIDPVGACVGMKGSRVQNIVQELRGEKIDIVPWDEDVTRFACNALAPAEVSKVFIDDQTKEMEVVVPDTQLSLAIGRKGQNVRLAAKLTGWRIDILSESNLAQKTSEAIFNLMLIPGMSETLAQSIYQSGYGSFQSIAAARAEDIMLVPGFDDPERAGKLIKDCADLLAKYEAEGKEIPSAPIAQPSSAASEGRNSHDAKSLADQRLKEGLAELAKKSSGNGAAEEESDSSEPEAAGPGEGNDVALGGPEKAE
- a CDS encoding ribosome maturation factor RimP, with the translated sequence MDQRLNEVVMGVCEQHSCRLYDLEVISGSRGKGRSLRIYIDKPGETVGLDDCALISNSLSVLLDAEDLMPGGEYTLEVSSPGLERKLREPWHFEQVVGSKVEVTLIEPVEGDNPGINEKLTAGRLKYTGNLLSVEAGGLSVLLDEGIKITLPFVKVKRGKRLFETSKAPKKQK